AGATGGCTTCATCAGCCCTTTCCGAGAGGAAGCTGAGGACCGGACTAACGATACTCATGGTCGTCATAGGGTCGACGCTGATAACCTCGTTGAATGGCCTCAACGCGGGGGCTTCCCGCTTCATATCCGATCAGCTCAGCACCTTGGGGGGCAATATACTGATAATCAGCCCCTCCGCGTCGATGGGTAGCTTCGGCCCCCCGAGGGAGTCGGCTAAGATCCCCCTAACGTCCCAGACGGTTAGAACCCTCGAGAGGCTGAGATGGGTTGACGAGGTGATCCCGTTCATCAGTGGAGTAGTTACGATCCAGATAGGGGGAGAGGAGAAAACCGTCACGGTAGTTGGGATGGATCAGGGCAAGCTTAGATACGTGGCGCCCAAAGCCGAGCTTCTCAAGGGGAAACTGGCCTCATCCAGCGACTTCATAGGTATGGTTCTAGGCTATAAAGTAGCCTACGAAGGGGATGAGTCGAAGGTCAAGCCGGGGCAGACCGTTAAGGTGAAAGTGAACAGGGTGGAGCTGGTGGGCGGCCTGCAGAGGGTCTCCGTAGAGGAGAAGGCCTTCCAGGTAAGGGGCATCCTTAAGGAGCTGGGAAACATGCTATTCGATGCTCAGGTGTACGTGTCGCTCCCTGCGGCTAAAGCGGTCCTAGATAAGGGAAACGAGTACGATGGGATATACGTGGTAACCAGGGACTCCAAGTATAATGGGGATGTAGAGGACGAGATAAGGAGGATATACGGCAAGAACATCGGGGTAACCTCCCCGAAAGCCATAGCTGAGACTATAAGCAATATCCTAGGAACCTTCAACGCCTATATTTCAAGCATAGCTTTAGTCTCACTCCTCGTGGGAGCC
The window above is part of the Candidatus Bathyarchaeota archaeon genome. Proteins encoded here:
- a CDS encoding ABC transporter permease: MNILELSKMASSALSERKLRTGLTILMVVIGSTLITSLNGLNAGASRFISDQLSTLGGNILIISPSASMGSFGPPRESAKIPLTSQTVRTLERLRWVDEVIPFISGVVTIQIGGEEKTVTVVGMDQGKLRYVAPKAELLKGKLASSSDFIGMVLGYKVAYEGDESKVKPGQTVKVKVNRVELVGGLQRVSVEEKAFQVRGILKELGNMLFDAQVYVSLPAAKAVLDKGNEYDGIYVVTRDSKYNGDVEDEIRRIYGKNIGVTSPKAIAETISNILGTFNAYISSIALVSLLVGAVGIVTTLFTSVMERTREIGLLKALGFSNPSILLMFLVESMLIGGIGGILGIAVGVVGAHLLAKLVPFGVSGITPVFKPVEMAYIWVISFILSIIAGLYPAWRASKLSPLEALRKE